One segment of Nitrosopumilus sp. DNA contains the following:
- a CDS encoding TatD family hydrolase yields the protein MTWYFDSHIHLSDPEYLPYMQFILNEMKILKIKACCVSMDHKNSLQTLQLAKKSELVLPFLGIHPECADDNLESVTTLIEENHEIISGVGEIGLDPTYTKTDEDSKRQLHIFESLLSCAEKFEKPVSIHSRKSLDDILQIMTSFSTKHALLHWFDGNKKQLQKAMDMGFFVSFGPVMIYANDKQTLLSKSDESKILVETDGPVRFSRCFEMKSGQTVFIPSVIFCASKILEKSFDETALMLEKNSNSYLGI from the coding sequence ATGACATGGTATTTTGATTCTCATATTCATTTGTCAGATCCAGAATATTTGCCCTACATGCAATTTATTTTAAATGAAATGAAAATTTTAAAAATTAAAGCCTGTTGTGTTTCAATGGATCATAAAAATTCCCTCCAAACATTACAACTAGCAAAAAAAAGTGAACTAGTTTTACCATTCCTAGGTATCCATCCTGAATGTGCTGATGATAATCTTGAATCTGTAACTACGCTAATTGAAGAAAATCATGAAATAATATCTGGTGTAGGTGAAATAGGACTTGATCCTACTTATACAAAAACTGATGAAGATTCAAAACGTCAATTACACATTTTTGAATCTCTCTTGAGTTGTGCAGAAAAATTTGAAAAACCTGTTTCTATTCATTCACGAAAAAGTTTGGATGATATTCTCCAAATAATGACTTCCTTTAGTACTAAGCATGCTCTTTTACATTGGTTTGATGGAAACAAAAAACAACTACAAAAGGCAATGGATATGGGATTTTTTGTTTCGTTTGGACCAGTAATGATTTATGCAAATGACAAACAAACATTACTTTCAAAATCTGATGAATCCAAAATTTTAGTAGAAACTGATGGACCTGTTAGATTTTCTAGATGTTTTGAGATGAAATCCGGACAAACCGTCTTTATTCCAAGTGTAATATTTTGTGCGTCAAAAATTCTTGAAAAGTCATTTGATGAAACAGCTTTAATGCTTGAAAAAAACTCTAATTCCTATCTGGGAATATAG
- the cgi121 gene encoding KEOPS complex subunit Cgi121 has translation MITVKLVGGAKKLFLSEKLEIAKSDISIQELIDLLLMEKPKNTPKFDIENILIAINGVDSSAMEGKSTVIKNNDIVSIIPVIHGGSNKIVSLEISKKQLRILEIKGQKSSDENFLLNLRKQYPKITFQAVSSNFVLNKYHLKKILSLSFEYKKNDLLLSKKIETDILMRFALSNQISDAIRIAGIKPKNNFVLIIIGNKKSLDIISKELLPLSTSLFVKNNSNFVKKHFKIPKKQLESIYSKYPLEDILIEKATVLL, from the coding sequence ATGATAACCGTAAAACTTGTGGGTGGAGCAAAAAAACTTTTTTTATCTGAAAAATTAGAAATTGCCAAATCTGATATTTCTATTCAAGAACTAATTGATTTGCTATTGATGGAAAAACCAAAAAATACTCCAAAATTTGATATTGAAAATATTTTAATTGCAATTAATGGTGTTGATTCCTCTGCAATGGAAGGAAAATCAACTGTCATAAAAAATAATGATATTGTAAGTATTATTCCTGTAATTCATGGTGGTTCAAATAAAATCGTTTCATTAGAAATATCCAAAAAACAACTTCGAATTCTAGAAATTAAAGGACAAAAATCTTCTGATGAAAATTTTCTTTTAAATTTACGAAAACAATATCCAAAAATTACATTTCAAGCTGTTTCAAGTAATTTTGTTTTAAATAAATATCATCTTAAAAAAATTTTAAGTTTGTCATTTGAATATAAAAAAAATGATTTATTACTTTCAAAAAAAATTGAAACAGATATTTTAATGCGTTTTGCATTAAGTAATCAAATTTCAGATGCAATTAGAATAGCTGGAATAAAACCAAAAAATAATTTTGTCTTAATAATAATTGGAAATAAAAAATCCCTTGATATTATTTCTAAAGAATTATTGCCTCTTTCAACTAGTTTATTTGTAAAAAACAATTCAAATTTTGTTAAAAAACATTTTAAAATTCCAAAAAAACAACTTGAATCAATTTATTCCAAATACCCTTTAGAGGATATCTTGATAGAAAAAGCAACTGTTTTACTCTGA
- a CDS encoding histone family protein, producing MKSSELGLSAMYRILKKAGAERVSDESADELRRIIEEIGNAIAKSAVDMANHAGRKTVKGEDVKLASKPFNKF from the coding sequence ATGAAATCTTCTGAACTTGGATTATCTGCCATGTATAGAATATTGAAAAAAGCAGGTGCGGAGAGAGTAAGTGATGAATCAGCTGATGAATTAAGAAGAATAATAGAAGAAATTGGAAATGCTATTGCAAAAAGTGCAGTTGACATGGCTAATCATGCAGGAAGAAAAACAGTCAAAGGGGAAGATGTAAAGTTGGCTTCAAAACCATTTAACAAATTCTAA
- a CDS encoding winged helix-turn-helix domain-containing protein, translating into MVEYRTHMKIIGDILATTRDDLQDEDGATVTYLIRKANISHSRISRILKTLVSQGLLEQIDSQGSNKYRISQTGREFLQAYYTFTNFADNFGLSI; encoded by the coding sequence ATGGTAGAATATAGAACTCACATGAAAATTATTGGTGATATTCTGGCAACAACCAGAGATGATCTTCAAGATGAGGATGGAGCTACAGTTACATATCTAATTCGAAAAGCCAATATCTCTCATTCAAGAATTTCAAGAATATTGAAAACTCTTGTTTCACAAGGTCTGTTAGAACAAATTGATTCTCAAGGTTCAAACAAATATAGAATCAGTCAAACAGGCAGAGAATTTCTTCAAGCATATTATACATTTACAAACTTTGCAGACAATTTTGGATTAAGTATCTAA
- a CDS encoding plastocyanin/azurin family copper-binding protein — protein sequence MIKKIIGLGIIGIAILLIIGIILSYYSIKEISDDSDMMIKGDVIMPTKVSRPGCEKIDKCYVPSVIEIKKGKQVTWINEDSAFHSVTSGFYDSPSELFDSGYLDPFESYTVVFDDIGTYDYFCTLHPWMKGQVIVK from the coding sequence TTGATTAAAAAAATAATTGGACTTGGAATAATAGGTATTGCAATACTCTTGATAATTGGAATCATTCTTTCATATTATTCAATAAAAGAAATTTCTGATGATTCAGATATGATGATCAAAGGTGATGTAATCATGCCTACAAAAGTTTCAAGGCCTGGGTGTGAGAAAATTGATAAATGTTATGTCCCATCAGTTATAGAAATTAAAAAAGGAAAACAAGTAACATGGATAAATGAAGATTCAGCTTTTCACAGTGTCACATCTGGATTTTATGATTCCCCAAGTGAACTCTTTGATAGTGGATATCTTGATCCCTTTGAATCATACACTGTAGTATTTGATGACATTGGTACCTATGATTATTTTTGTACTTTACATCCTTGGATGAAAGGACAAGTGATTGTAAAATAA
- a CDS encoding THUMP domain-containing protein: MNLIITCARHLEPETVDEISNILEEMGDAEPKITITKMSGIVTAETKLEPVEIVRKIRERILDEPWSLRYSLRIIPIQRIVETKIESIEATVEEMSNNIAEDETYRISIEKRNSDISSQELIKKIASKLKNKVSLEFPDKIILLEILGNTCGISILKKLDILSTEKTKRSISE; this comes from the coding sequence ATGAATTTGATAATTACATGTGCCAGGCATTTAGAACCTGAAACAGTTGATGAGATTAGTAATATTTTAGAAGAAATGGGGGATGCAGAACCCAAGATCACCATAACAAAAATGTCAGGAATTGTTACGGCTGAAACAAAACTAGAACCAGTTGAAATTGTAAGGAAAATTAGAGAAAGGATTCTAGATGAACCTTGGAGTCTTAGATATAGCCTTAGAATAATACCCATTCAAAGAATAGTTGAAACTAAAATTGAAAGTATAGAAGCAACTGTAGAAGAGATGTCAAACAATATTGCAGAAGATGAAACATACAGAATATCAATAGAAAAGAGAAATTCAGATATTTCTAGTCAAGAACTAATTAAAAAAATTGCCAGTAAGCTAAAAAATAAAGTATCACTAGAATTTCCAGATAAGATAATTCTTCTTGAAATTTTAGGAAATACCTGTGGAATTTCTATATTAAAAAAATTAGATATACTAAGTACTGAAAAAACAAAAAGAAGTATTTCAGAGTAA
- a CDS encoding L-threonylcarbamoyladenylate synthase, with the protein MRVSCDKEGIEKAAKIINEGGVVVFPTDTVYGIGCDPYNIESVKKIYEIKSRDFSKPLPVLVYSKEIAERIAIFDEVTKKIVERFWPGQLTVIVTIKDLELKKSLNLLNKIALRVPNHKCTLDLLKKCNFLVGTSANVSGDKPFTNPNDCLKNLNNYDIFVDGGVISSKSESTIIEIVNDEIKIIRKGSLSYEELTKI; encoded by the coding sequence TTGAGAGTTTCATGTGATAAAGAAGGAATAGAAAAGGCTGCAAAAATTATCAATGAGGGCGGAGTTGTTGTCTTTCCAACAGATACAGTGTATGGAATTGGTTGTGATCCATACAACATAGAATCAGTGAAGAAAATTTATGAAATAAAATCTAGAGATTTTTCAAAACCATTACCGGTTTTAGTGTATTCAAAAGAGATTGCTGAAAGAATAGCCATCTTTGATGAAGTGACAAAAAAAATTGTAGAGAGATTTTGGCCAGGACAATTAACTGTAATTGTAACAATAAAAGATTTGGAATTAAAAAAATCATTAAATCTTTTGAATAAAATTGCATTAAGAGTACCAAATCACAAGTGCACTTTGGATTTATTAAAAAAATGTAATTTTTTGGTCGGAACTAGTGCAAATGTTTCAGGTGATAAACCATTTACAAATCCTAATGATTGTTTGAAGAATCTTAATAATTACGATATATTTGTGGATGGAGGAGTAATTTCTAGTAAATCAGAATCCACAATAATAGAGATTGTAAACGATGAGATCAAAATCATACGGAAAGGTTCTTTGAGTTATGAGGAATTAACAAAAATATGA